One uncultured Pseudodesulfovibrio sp. genomic window carries:
- a CDS encoding zinc ribbon domain-containing protein has product MPIYEYQCQACHAIFEEWQSGFKDQEVPCPECGGESKKLISHSSFHLKGGGWYADGYGAKSAGNQPGEAQTPKADSGTKTPDKTETAPASACPAKADTSSAGSAS; this is encoded by the coding sequence ATGCCTATCTACGAGTATCAATGCCAAGCCTGCCACGCCATTTTCGAGGAGTGGCAGTCCGGTTTCAAGGATCAGGAAGTGCCCTGCCCCGAATGCGGCGGGGAATCCAAGAAGCTTATTTCCCATTCCTCTTTCCATCTGAAGGGAGGAGGGTGGTACGCCGACGGCTACGGCGCGAAGAGCGCCGGTAACCAGCCCGGCGAAGCGCAAACACCCAAGGCGGACTCCGGGACCAAGACACCGGACAAAACCGAGACGGCCCCGGCATCAGCGTGCCCCGCGAAGGCGGACACGTCCAGCGCCGGGTCCGCGTCCTAA
- the purB gene encoding adenylosuccinate lyase yields the protein MLERYSRPEMRALWTLENKFRVWLEVELAVVRAWTEMGEVPQEACDEIVEKADFDVDRILEIEETTKHDVIAFLSAVEEKVGPSSRYIHLGCTSSDIVDTANGLLLTRAGGIIAEGIDRLLEVLKALAFKHRGLLCMGRTHGIHAEPTTYGLKFTGFYAEFARHKARFEAARENIRVGKLSGAVGTFAHSGPELEERTCGYLGLEPDPHSTQIVQRDRYAQFFTALAMLAGGIERLGLELRHLQRTEVSEVEEGFTKGQKGSSAMPHKKNPISAENLCGLSRVIRGNAVASMENQALWHERDISHSSVERVIMPDSTALVDYMLHRMAGVLERLVVKEDVIQRNLLSSFGLFYSQRVLNKLINTGLKRQEAYEMVQKVAMRCWENRVQFEDEIRNDPEVNKHLVSNDLDEAFDPSYYKRYEDVVFDRVFEGN from the coding sequence ATGCTTGAACGGTATTCCCGTCCCGAGATGCGGGCTTTGTGGACCCTGGAGAACAAGTTCCGGGTCTGGTTGGAAGTGGAACTGGCGGTGGTCCGGGCCTGGACCGAGATGGGCGAGGTCCCGCAGGAAGCCTGCGACGAGATCGTCGAGAAGGCGGATTTCGATGTGGACCGCATTCTGGAGATCGAAGAGACCACCAAACACGACGTCATCGCGTTTCTTTCCGCGGTGGAGGAAAAGGTCGGTCCCAGCTCCCGCTACATCCATCTTGGCTGCACCTCCTCGGACATCGTGGACACGGCCAACGGCCTGCTCCTGACCCGCGCGGGCGGCATCATCGCCGAGGGCATCGACCGGCTGCTTGAAGTCCTGAAAGCGCTGGCCTTCAAACACCGGGGCCTTCTGTGCATGGGCCGGACCCACGGCATCCACGCCGAGCCGACCACCTACGGCCTGAAGTTCACCGGTTTCTACGCCGAGTTTGCCAGGCACAAGGCCCGCTTCGAAGCGGCACGCGAGAACATCCGCGTGGGCAAGCTGTCCGGCGCGGTGGGAACCTTCGCCCATTCCGGCCCCGAACTGGAGGAGCGCACCTGCGGATACCTCGGCCTTGAGCCTGATCCGCATTCCACCCAGATCGTGCAGCGCGACCGCTACGCACAATTTTTCACCGCCCTGGCCATGCTGGCCGGTGGCATCGAGCGCCTTGGACTGGAGCTGCGCCACCTGCAGCGCACCGAGGTCTCCGAGGTGGAGGAAGGCTTCACCAAGGGACAGAAAGGCTCCTCGGCCATGCCCCACAAGAAGAACCCCATTTCCGCCGAAAACCTGTGCGGCCTGTCCCGCGTCATTCGGGGCAACGCCGTGGCCTCCATGGAAAATCAGGCCCTGTGGCACGAGCGCGACATCTCCCATTCCTCGGTGGAGCGGGTCATCATGCCGGACTCCACCGCGCTGGTCGATTACATGCTCCATCGCATGGCGGGCGTGCTTGAGCGGCTCGTGGTCAAGGAGGACGTCATTCAGCGCAACCTGCTGAGTTCCTTTGGCCTCTTCTACTCGCAGCGGGTCCTGAACAAGCTCATCAATACCGGACTCAAGCGCCAGGAAGCTTACGAGATGGTCCAGAAAGTGGCCATGCGCTGCTGGGAAAACCGCGTTCAGTTCGAGGACGAGATCCGTAACGACCCGGAAGTTAATAAGCATCTCGTTTCTAACGATCTTGACGAAGCTTTTGACCCTTCGTATTACAAACGGTATGAGGATGTGGTTTTCGACCGCGTTTTTGAGGGAAACTAA